The proteins below come from a single Coprobacter tertius genomic window:
- a CDS encoding sensor histidine kinase: protein MGNSDKTNYKLPFYKELFISIASLFVLFVLVIFFFQFNLERESKKEMLNSILQDYNNLIYREYSSSKMTEARLDSIIKGITDKNLRVTIMTTNGKVLTDSGHNDSIPLPSHSTRPEVMEALQNGLGYAQRESATLGKDFFYSTRRYGDIIVRSSLPFDVSTMSMLKADNKFTYFLFAISILVILLLYYFCNKLSRSISILQEFSQKAEQDQPVDLHVKVAKNDIGDITHNIIRIYKNLRATKNELSIEKEKLITHLQFSKEGLAVFSTDKKAIIANNLFIQYVNLISDDQLTSTDDVFSLSEFKKITVFIDNNLWRANKTEEYISDSMTVTKNGKSFLIECIIFQDRTFEISLNNITQQEEESRLKKQLTQNIAHELKTPVSSIQGYMETIISNPSLSNEKRVIFLERCYAQTIRLTGLLQDISILNRIDESNDLFDMESIDLGLIINEVINDTIVQLEEKHMRVEISVPENAIINGNHSLLYSIFRNLTDNTIAYAGENTQVSINCYLQDANYYYFSFSDNGPGVSEEHLNRLFERFYRVDKGRSRKLGGTGLGLAIVKNAVIFHKGEILAKNKLDGGLEFLFTLKK, encoded by the coding sequence ATGGGAAATTCTGATAAAACTAACTATAAATTACCTTTTTATAAAGAGCTGTTCATTTCGATCGCTTCATTATTTGTACTATTCGTATTGGTTATTTTCTTTTTTCAATTCAATCTCGAACGAGAATCCAAAAAAGAGATGCTTAACTCCATCCTCCAAGATTACAATAATCTAATTTATAGGGAATATTCTTCATCTAAAATGACAGAAGCACGCCTGGATTCGATTATTAAGGGAATAACTGATAAAAATTTACGCGTAACCATTATGACTACTAATGGTAAAGTCCTTACCGATAGTGGCCATAACGATTCGATACCATTGCCCAGTCATTCGACTCGTCCTGAAGTAATGGAGGCTTTACAAAACGGATTAGGATATGCCCAAAGAGAATCGGCCACATTGGGTAAAGATTTCTTTTATTCAACAAGGCGATATGGAGATATTATTGTACGGTCTTCCCTCCCATTCGATGTATCGACAATGAGCATGTTAAAGGCTGATAATAAATTCACTTATTTTTTATTCGCTATCTCTATTTTAGTAATTCTTTTGCTTTATTATTTTTGTAATAAATTGAGTCGGTCAATTTCTATTTTGCAGGAGTTTTCTCAAAAAGCAGAACAAGATCAACCTGTAGACTTACATGTAAAAGTCGCTAAAAATGATATAGGGGATATTACTCATAATATAATTAGGATATATAAAAATTTAAGAGCGACTAAAAATGAATTGTCCATAGAGAAGGAAAAGCTGATTACTCACCTTCAATTTTCAAAAGAAGGTCTTGCTGTTTTTTCTACAGATAAAAAAGCGATTATAGCCAATAATCTTTTTATACAATATGTAAATCTTATTTCCGATGATCAGTTGACATCGACAGATGATGTTTTCTCTCTTTCCGAATTTAAAAAAATTACTGTATTTATCGATAATAATCTTTGGAGAGCCAATAAAACCGAAGAGTATATTTCAGACTCGATGACCGTTACAAAAAACGGTAAATCGTTTCTTATAGAATGTATAATTTTTCAAGACAGAACTTTTGAAATATCTTTGAATAATATAACACAACAAGAAGAAGAAAGTCGTTTGAAAAAACAACTTACACAAAATATTGCTCATGAATTAAAAACTCCGGTTAGTAGTATACAGGGATATATGGAAACTATTATATCCAATCCATCTTTGAGTAATGAAAAAAGAGTAATTTTCCTAGAACGTTGTTACGCCCAAACAATCAGGTTAACCGGTCTTCTTCAGGATATTTCTATTTTGAACCGGATCGATGAGTCGAATGATCTTTTTGATATGGAAAGTATCGATCTCGGACTCATAATTAATGAAGTAATTAATGATACGATTGTACAATTAGAAGAAAAGCATATGAGGGTAGAAATATCTGTCCCTGAAAATGCAATTATCAATGGAAATCATTCTTTGTTGTATTCGATATTTCGCAATCTTACCGATAATACAATTGCTTATGCTGGAGAGAATACTCAGGTTTCGATCAATTGTTATTTGCAGGATGCCAATTACTATTATTTTTCTTTCTCTGATAATGGTCCAGGTGTATCGGAGGAGCATCTGAATCGATTATTCGAACGTTTTTATCGTGTTGATAAAGGTCGTTCGCGTAAGTTGGGAGGTACAGGGCTTGGATTAGCTA
- a CDS encoding response regulator transcription factor, which produces MTTNARILVVDDEEDLCEILKFNLEIEGFEVDTANSAEEALKKDLSIYQLLMLDVMMGEISGFKMANLIRKDEAKAKIPIIFLTAKDAENDRLTGFNLGADDYISKPFSIREVIARVKAVIRRTAVKQSDVEPELLLFETLKIDLPKKKVTIDNEEITLTKKEFEILKLLLEHQGHVFSREEILSRVWSDEVYVLDRTIDVNITRLRKKIGKYGKNIVTRLGYGYCFEIA; this is translated from the coding sequence ATGACAACAAATGCTCGTATTCTTGTAGTTGACGACGAAGAAGACTTATGCGAAATACTAAAATTTAATCTCGAGATTGAAGGATTTGAAGTAGATACGGCAAATTCTGCTGAAGAAGCTTTAAAAAAAGATTTGTCGATATATCAGTTGTTAATGCTTGATGTGATGATGGGTGAAATAAGCGGTTTTAAAATGGCTAACCTAATCAGGAAAGACGAAGCTAAAGCTAAAATTCCCATTATTTTTCTTACAGCAAAAGATGCTGAAAATGACCGTCTTACCGGTTTTAATTTGGGTGCGGACGATTATATCTCCAAGCCTTTTTCAATTAGGGAAGTGATAGCAAGAGTTAAAGCTGTAATACGCCGTACGGCTGTCAAACAAAGTGATGTAGAGCCGGAATTGCTTCTGTTCGAAACATTAAAAATCGATCTCCCAAAGAAAAAAGTTACTATCGATAATGAAGAAATAACTCTTACCAAGAAAGAATTTGAAATACTTAAATTGTTACTCGAACATCAGGGTCATGTTTTTTCCCGAGAAGAAATTTTAAGCAGGGTTTGGAGTGATGAAGTATATGTATTGGACCGTACAATAGATGTGAATATTACTCGCCTAAGAAAGAAAATCGGTAAATACGGAAAAAATATTGTAACACGTTTAGGATATGGATACTGTTTTGAGATAGCATAA
- the nhaA gene encoding Na+/H+ antiporter NhaA — translation MKDTIFALRKSLQNYANGGYVLIAVTALALIMANSPLNTFYFSWWNYPISLQIGNFNLFSHHGESMSLMQFINDALMAIFFFSVGLEIKREVLVGELSSIKKALLPVIAAIGGIILPILIFRFIATGEAELRGSAIPMATDIAFSLGILSMLGKRVPIGLKIFLATLAVVDDIGGILAIALFYSDSITFTYLLYAAGLLIIMGLGGYVLRINSKMFYILIGIAVWFLFLNSGIHPTIAGVLVAFCIPAHPRIPTARFIEKIREEIAKFPVNETQVKGQTNILSKEQLNMLKCVESASDKVISPLQDLEDTLHPIVNYLVIPLFAFANAGIALQSLQMNDIFHGVSLAVFLGLVIGKFIGIFLFSYVAVKLKIVAMPKGTTWKMIAGISALGGIGFTVSMFIANLSYGNMESIGDTLLNQSKIGILLGSLLSGIVGYILLNLFLPKHIPEEEL, via the coding sequence ATGAAAGATACTATTTTTGCATTACGAAAATCGTTACAAAATTATGCAAACGGAGGCTATGTATTAATCGCAGTCACGGCTTTAGCCCTGATTATGGCTAATTCTCCGTTAAATACATTTTATTTTTCTTGGTGGAATTATCCAATCTCATTACAGATCGGGAATTTTAATCTTTTCAGCCATCATGGCGAATCTATGTCGCTAATGCAATTCATTAATGATGCTCTTATGGCTATTTTCTTTTTTTCAGTCGGCCTCGAAATAAAAAGAGAAGTTTTAGTCGGAGAACTTTCTTCTATAAAGAAAGCTCTTTTGCCGGTCATAGCAGCAATCGGAGGTATTATATTGCCTATATTGATATTTCGTTTTATAGCGACCGGAGAAGCCGAATTACGAGGCAGTGCTATTCCCATGGCTACGGATATTGCCTTTTCATTGGGGATATTAAGTATGTTGGGAAAACGAGTACCTATCGGATTGAAAATATTTTTGGCAACATTAGCGGTAGTAGACGATATAGGAGGAATTCTTGCAATTGCATTGTTTTATTCCGATAGTATAACTTTCACCTATCTGTTATATGCTGCTGGACTTTTAATAATAATGGGGTTAGGAGGTTATGTTCTCAGAATTAATAGCAAAATGTTCTATATTCTCATCGGAATAGCTGTTTGGTTCCTTTTTTTGAATTCTGGAATACATCCGACAATAGCCGGTGTATTGGTCGCATTCTGTATTCCTGCCCATCCACGTATCCCTACGGCCCGATTTATCGAAAAAATAAGAGAAGAAATTGCTAAATTCCCTGTAAACGAGACTCAAGTTAAAGGCCAAACCAACATTTTATCAAAAGAACAATTGAATATGCTAAAATGTGTCGAATCCGCTTCAGATAAAGTAATAAGTCCTCTTCAAGACCTCGAAGATACATTACATCCTATTGTTAATTACCTGGTAATTCCTCTATTCGCATTTGCAAATGCTGGAATTGCATTACAAAGTTTACAAATGAATGATATATTTCACGGAGTGAGTCTGGCTGTATTTTTAGGTTTAGTAATCGGTAAGTTTATTGGGATTTTCCTATTTTCATATGTGGCTGTAAAATTAAAAATTGTTGCAATGCCGAAAGGTACTACCTGGAAAATGATTGCCGGTATATCAGCCTTGGGGGGTATCGGATTTACAGTATCCATGTTTATTGCAAATTTATCTTATGGAAATATGGAAAGTATAGGCGATACGTTATTGAATCAATCAAAAATCGGTATTCTTTTGGGATCTTTATTGTCAGGAATAGTAGGATATATATTGCTTAATTTATTTTTGCCAAAACATATACCTGAAGAAGAATTGTAA
- the asnB gene encoding asparagine synthase B, giving the protein MCGIVGVFDLKVKSDDLREQVLKMSKKIRHRGPDWSGIYCGNRAILAHERLSIVDPESGGQPLKSKDGKLILSVNGEIYNHRDIRARLGLKYEFLTGSDCEVILALYKEKGIDFLEDIDGIFAFALYDEENDAYFIARDPIGVISLYMGRDNKGQFYIASELKALEGICSHIEPFLPGHYWYSKAPGLVRWYRRDWEKYDSVKDNKADISELKNALEEAVKQQLMSDVPYGVLLSGGLDSSIISAIAKKYSAKRVESDGQKDAWWPQLHSFAVGLKGAPDLIAARKVADYIGTVHHEINYTIQEGLDALRDVIYYIETYDVTTVRASTPMYLLARVIKSMGIKMVLSGEGADEIFGGYLYFHKAPDAKAFHEETVRKLSKLYLYDCLRANKSLAAWGVEGRVPFLEKKFIDVAMRMNPDTKMSKNGKIEKWVLRKAFEDMVPESIAWRQKEQFSDGVGYGWIDTLKRITSEKVSDEQMSRAPERFPVNPPMNKEEYYYRTIFEELFPSRTAAKTVPSIPSVACSTAEALAWDASFQNMNDPSGRAVKNIHNHGY; this is encoded by the coding sequence ATGTGTGGAATTGTAGGTGTATTTGATTTAAAAGTAAAATCGGATGATTTAAGGGAACAAGTATTAAAAATGTCTAAAAAAATAAGACATCGCGGACCAGATTGGTCGGGAATTTATTGTGGAAATAGAGCGATACTTGCACATGAAAGATTATCTATTGTAGATCCCGAATCGGGAGGTCAGCCGTTAAAGAGTAAAGACGGGAAGCTCATTCTGTCTGTTAATGGTGAGATATATAACCACAGAGACATACGTGCACGGTTGGGATTGAAATATGAGTTTCTTACAGGATCTGATTGTGAAGTTATTCTAGCTTTATATAAAGAAAAAGGAATTGATTTCTTGGAAGATATAGACGGTATTTTCGCGTTTGCACTATATGATGAAGAAAATGATGCTTATTTTATTGCACGAGATCCGATTGGGGTTATTTCTCTTTATATGGGACGGGATAATAAAGGCCAATTCTATATTGCATCCGAATTAAAGGCTTTGGAGGGAATATGCTCACACATCGAACCTTTCTTGCCCGGACATTACTGGTATAGTAAAGCACCTGGCCTTGTACGCTGGTATAGAAGAGATTGGGAAAAATACGATAGTGTAAAAGATAATAAAGCCGATATATCCGAATTGAAAAATGCTTTGGAAGAAGCGGTAAAACAACAGCTTATGTCAGACGTGCCGTACGGGGTACTACTTTCGGGTGGGCTGGATTCTTCTATTATTTCGGCAATTGCTAAAAAATATTCTGCCAAAAGAGTTGAATCGGATGGTCAGAAAGATGCATGGTGGCCTCAATTACATTCATTTGCCGTAGGTTTAAAAGGTGCCCCTGATCTTATAGCTGCACGAAAAGTCGCTGATTATATCGGTACAGTACATCATGAAATAAATTATACAATACAAGAAGGCCTCGATGCTTTGCGTGATGTTATTTATTATATAGAAACCTATGACGTTACTACCGTTCGGGCATCTACCCCTATGTATCTGTTGGCACGTGTTATAAAATCAATGGGTATAAAAATGGTTTTATCGGGTGAAGGTGCCGATGAGATATTCGGAGGATATCTTTATTTTCATAAAGCTCCTGATGCTAAAGCTTTTCATGAAGAAACCGTTAGAAAATTAAGTAAATTATATCTTTATGATTGTTTGCGTGCAAATAAATCATTGGCAGCTTGGGGAGTTGAAGGACGTGTCCCATTTCTTGAAAAAAAATTTATCGATGTGGCAATGAGAATGAATCCTGATACCAAAATGTCGAAAAATGGGAAAATAGAAAAATGGGTATTGAGAAAAGCTTTTGAAGATATGGTGCCCGAAAGTATTGCCTGGAGACAGAAAGAGCAATTTTCTGATGGTGTAGGTTATGGTTGGATAGATACCTTGAAAAGAATTACTTCGGAAAAAGTGAGCGACGAACAAATGTCTCGTGCCCCAGAACGATTTCCGGTAAATCCGCCCATGAATAAAGAAGAATATTACTATCGTACTATTTTCGAAGAACTTTTCCCCTCTCGTACCGCGGCAAAAACAGTACCGTCAATTCCTTCTGTTGCTTGTAGTACGGCAGAAGCTTTAGCTTGGGATGCTTCATTTCAGAATATGAATGATCCTTCAGGTCGTGCAGTAAAAAATATACATAATCACGGTTATTGA
- a CDS encoding pyridoxal phosphate-dependent aminotransferase has translation MPKLSYRGEIMPASPIRKLVPLANEAKKKGIKVYHLNIGQPDLPTPEIGLAAARNLDRKVLEYSPSDGIRSFREKLVKYYAKFNIDVTADDIIITTGGSEAVLFSFMACLDPGDEIIVPEPAYANYMAFAISAGAVIKTIPSSIEEGFALPSVEKFEELITKRTKGILICNPNNPTGYLYTQKEMNQIRDLVSKYDLFLFSDEVYREFCYTGAPYISAFHLKGIEDHVILIDSVSKRYSECGIRIGALITKHKELKKNIMKFCQARLSPPLIGQLVAEASLEAPEEYLLDTYNEYVERRKFLIDGINRIPGCYSPIPMGAFYTVAKLPVDDADKFCAWCLSNFQYEGQTIFMAPCSGFYTTPGLGKNEVRIAYVLKKEDLANALTVLAKALEAYPGRII, from the coding sequence ATGCCTAAATTATCGTACCGCGGAGAAATTATGCCCGCATCCCCTATCCGGAAATTAGTACCTTTGGCAAATGAAGCCAAAAAAAAAGGAATTAAGGTCTATCATCTGAATATCGGACAGCCTGATTTACCAACACCGGAAATTGGTTTAGCTGCGGCACGTAATCTCGATCGTAAGGTCCTCGAATATAGTCCCAGTGATGGAATTAGAAGTTTCAGAGAGAAACTTGTTAAATATTATGCTAAATTTAATATTGATGTTACGGCAGACGATATAATTATAACGACAGGTGGATCTGAAGCTGTATTATTCTCATTTATGGCATGTCTTGACCCAGGTGATGAAATAATCGTACCCGAACCGGCTTACGCAAATTATATGGCTTTTGCAATATCTGCCGGTGCCGTAATAAAGACAATACCCTCTTCTATCGAAGAAGGATTCGCTTTGCCTTCTGTTGAAAAATTCGAAGAATTGATTACAAAACGCACGAAAGGCATACTTATATGTAATCCGAACAATCCGACAGGATATTTATATACTCAAAAAGAAATGAACCAGATACGTGATCTGGTAAGTAAATATGATTTGTTCTTATTTTCAGATGAAGTATATCGTGAATTTTGTTATACAGGAGCACCTTATATATCAGCATTTCATTTAAAAGGTATTGAAGATCATGTTATTCTTATAGACTCTGTTTCTAAGCGTTATAGTGAATGCGGCATACGTATTGGCGCACTTATTACAAAACATAAAGAGCTGAAAAAGAATATTATGAAGTTCTGCCAAGCGCGTTTGAGTCCTCCTTTAATCGGGCAATTGGTTGCAGAAGCTTCTCTCGAAGCTCCCGAAGAATATCTTTTGGATACATATAATGAATATGTTGAAAGACGAAAGTTCCTAATTGATGGTATTAACCGCATACCGGGTTGCTATTCACCCATACCCATGGGAGCTTTTTACACAGTGGCTAAGTTGCCTGTCGACGATGCCGATAAATTTTGCGCCTGGTGCCTTAGTAATTTCCAATATGAAGGACAAACCATATTTATGGCTCCATGTTCAGGGTTTTATACAACACCTGGATTAGGGAAAAATGAGGTCAGAATTGCGTATGTGCTTAAAAAAGAAGATTTGGCAAATGCTTTAACAGTGTTAGCAAAAGCACTTGAGGCTTATCCGGGAAGAATAATATGA
- the lepA gene encoding translation elongation factor 4: protein MKNIRNFCIIAHIDHGKSTLADRLLEFTNTVAGKDLQDQVLDNMDLERERGITIKSHAIQMEYIYNNEKYILNLIDTPGHVDFSYEVSRSIAACEGALLIVDASQGIQAQTISNLYMAIENDLEIIPVVNKVDLPSAMPDEVEDQIIELIGCKREDIIRASGKTGEGVESILNAIIERIKPPMGDPEAPLQALIFDSVFNSFRGIIAYFKIANGTIRKGDKVKFVATGKEYEADEIGVLKLDMSPREKLQTGDVGYIISGIKTSREVKVGDTITHVARPCTKAIEGFEEVKPMVFAGVYPIESEDFENLRASLEKLQLNDASLTFQPESSVALGFGFRCGFLGLLHMEIIQERLDREFNMDVITTVPNVSYRIFDKKGGMTEVHNPSGLPDPTLIEHIEEPYIRASVITNTDFIGPIMTLCLGKRGELVKQEYISGNRVELIYDLPLGEIVIDFYDKLKSISKGYASFDYHIHDFRPSKLVKLDILLNGEPVDALSTLTHFDNAVTFGRRMCEKLKELIPRQQFDIAIQAAIGSKIIARETIKAVRKDVTAKCYGGDISRKRKLLEKQKKGKKRMKQIGSVEVPQKAFLAVLKLD, encoded by the coding sequence ATGAAGAATATACGCAACTTTTGTATAATCGCACACATCGATCATGGTAAAAGTACCTTGGCAGATCGCTTACTCGAATTTACAAATACTGTCGCAGGAAAAGATTTGCAAGATCAAGTATTAGATAATATGGATCTGGAAAGGGAAAGGGGGATAACAATAAAAAGTCATGCGATACAGATGGAATATATATATAACAATGAAAAATATATTCTGAATCTGATCGATACCCCGGGGCATGTCGATTTTTCATATGAAGTATCGCGTTCAATTGCAGCCTGTGAAGGAGCTCTTCTTATCGTAGATGCTTCACAGGGAATACAGGCTCAAACAATTTCCAATCTGTACATGGCTATCGAGAATGATCTGGAGATCATTCCGGTTGTTAATAAGGTTGATCTTCCGAGTGCTATGCCCGATGAAGTAGAAGACCAGATTATAGAACTTATCGGATGCAAGCGAGAAGATATTATACGAGCCAGCGGAAAAACCGGTGAAGGTGTGGAATCTATTCTTAATGCAATCATCGAAAGGATAAAACCTCCTATGGGTGATCCTGAAGCTCCGCTGCAAGCCCTAATTTTCGACTCCGTATTTAATTCTTTTCGTGGTATTATCGCTTATTTCAAAATCGCCAACGGAACAATACGAAAAGGTGATAAAGTAAAGTTTGTCGCAACGGGGAAAGAATACGAGGCCGATGAAATTGGCGTTTTAAAACTCGACATGTCTCCGAGAGAAAAATTGCAAACGGGTGATGTAGGCTATATTATTTCGGGTATAAAAACATCTCGTGAGGTAAAAGTCGGGGATACGATAACACATGTAGCACGTCCCTGTACAAAAGCCATTGAGGGATTTGAAGAAGTTAAACCAATGGTTTTTGCCGGTGTTTATCCGATCGAAAGCGAAGATTTTGAAAATCTGAGAGCTTCTCTGGAAAAACTTCAACTGAATGATGCATCTTTGACATTTCAACCGGAATCATCCGTGGCACTCGGGTTCGGATTCCGATGCGGTTTTTTGGGCCTTTTGCATATGGAAATTATCCAAGAAAGGCTCGATAGAGAATTTAATATGGATGTAATCACGACTGTTCCGAATGTTTCATACAGAATATTCGATAAAAAAGGAGGAATGACCGAAGTCCATAATCCTTCGGGATTACCCGATCCTACACTAATCGAACATATTGAAGAACCTTATATACGGGCTTCCGTTATTACTAATACCGATTTTATCGGCCCTATAATGACTTTATGTTTGGGGAAAAGAGGAGAACTCGTTAAACAAGAATATATATCGGGAAATCGCGTAGAACTTATATACGACCTTCCTTTAGGGGAGATTGTAATAGACTTTTATGATAAACTAAAAAGTATATCTAAAGGTTATGCTTCATTCGACTATCATATTCATGATTTTCGTCCGTCGAAATTGGTAAAACTCGATATACTGCTTAACGGAGAACCGGTAGATGCTCTTTCGACACTAACACATTTCGATAATGCGGTAACATTCGGGCGTAGGATGTGTGAAAAGCTTAAAGAACTTATTCCCAGACAACAATTTGATATTGCCATACAAGCTGCAATCGGGTCGAAAATTATTGCTCGGGAAACAATTAAAGCCGTAAGAAAAGATGTAACTGCCAAATGTTACGGAGGGGATATCAGTCGAAAACGTAAATTATTAGAAAAACAGAAAAAAGGTAAAAAACGAATGAAGCAAATCGGATCGGTAGAGGTACCTCAAAAAGCATTTTTAGCTGTACTTAAATTAGATTGA
- a CDS encoding TlpA disulfide reductase family protein, translating into MERNKIILLLIILLSTACNHIPTSYSIYGECSKLNGKMVYISKVSEKQLIDIDSVLIENNKFIIKGIQDAPAVYYIRVGDDHNLHTPFVLENGNLLLDYNTTLTVSGTFLNDVLQKYLQYKKNIDYSLLKVEERYMKSLKDSTINPSLENLLSLRYDSLTDVRKKEIKKMILNNSDNVVGAFILGRNCNIFTNNELSSILDKVELIFKNEADIKTLQSRLKNQSKVSVGRYFEDLVLKYPNGKKGNLSDCVGKGKFLIVNFWASWCPACNRLFPELKQLYYENKYKGVDIVGISLDRDSLSWRTSISQNELPWEQFSDPKGWDSETVEKYGIYRIPSFMIFTPDGTIAARDLSIINLKEKLTELIQ; encoded by the coding sequence ATGGAAAGGAATAAGATTATATTATTATTAATAATACTACTATCTACTGCCTGTAATCACATACCAACATCCTATTCTATATATGGTGAATGTTCGAAATTAAATGGTAAAATGGTTTATATATCAAAAGTATCGGAAAAACAACTGATAGATATCGATAGTGTATTAATAGAAAATAATAAATTTATTATAAAAGGGATACAAGATGCACCGGCAGTTTATTATATAAGAGTAGGGGATGACCATAATTTACATACTCCTTTTGTTCTCGAAAATGGTAATTTATTATTAGATTATAACACTACGCTTACAGTATCGGGTACATTTTTAAACGATGTTTTACAGAAATATTTACAATATAAAAAAAATATAGATTATTCGTTGCTTAAGGTAGAAGAAAGATATATGAAATCATTAAAGGACAGTACTATAAATCCCTCTTTGGAAAACTTATTGTCTCTTCGCTACGATTCACTAACCGATGTGAGAAAAAAAGAAATAAAAAAAATGATATTAAATAATTCGGATAATGTAGTAGGTGCATTTATTTTAGGAAGAAATTGTAATATATTTACCAATAACGAACTATCATCGATACTGGATAAGGTTGAACTTATATTCAAAAATGAAGCAGATATAAAAACTCTACAATCCCGTTTGAAAAATCAGTCGAAAGTTTCGGTAGGACGATATTTCGAGGATTTGGTATTAAAATATCCTAATGGAAAAAAAGGAAATCTTTCGGATTGCGTTGGGAAAGGAAAATTTCTGATAGTAAATTTTTGGGCGTCATGGTGCCCTGCATGTAATCGGCTGTTTCCTGAATTAAAGCAACTATATTATGAAAATAAATATAAAGGTGTAGATATTGTCGGTATATCTCTCGATAGAGATTCTTTATCATGGAGAACATCAATTTCGCAGAATGAACTACCTTGGGAACAGTTTTCCGATCCCAAAGGTTGGGATTCAGAAACGGTAGAAAAATATGGAATTTATCGCATTCCGTCTTTCATGATTTTTACTCCTGACGGAACAATAGCCGCAAGAGACTTATCAATAATAAACTTAAAGGAAAAATTAACCGAATTAATTCAATAA
- a CDS encoding ABC transporter permease translates to MNLELFIARKIHFEKDETRKVSPPAIRIAITGVTLGLAVMILAVAIVIGFKEEVRNKVIGFGSHIQIATFDNNQSYETHPIAISQEMRDSLCLYPEIKDVEPFATKPGILKTDDAFLGVAIKGVDSQYNWDFFKEYLVSESIPQINDSVISNEILISKNIADKLHLGVGDQILCYFVQDNIRARKFKITGIYQTYYTDYDKIFIIGDIKQVQRLNNWKKDQYSGLEIRLKNFDQLNFMTETLYFKYIDKTDKYGENYYVRSVKEQNSQLFSWLDFLDTNVWVILILMSLVAGFTMISGLLIIILEHTNMIGILKALGANNITIRKIFLYVAVFLVGKGMLWGNVIGLGLCAVQYFFKIIKLDPEVYYITSVPIEFNFWYWLLLNISSLIISVLMLIGPSYLVSLIRPAKSIKYE, encoded by the coding sequence ATGAATTTAGAGCTTTTCATAGCCCGTAAAATACATTTTGAAAAAGACGAAACTCGTAAGGTTTCGCCTCCTGCCATACGTATAGCTATAACGGGGGTAACTTTAGGTTTAGCGGTAATGATATTGGCTGTAGCTATCGTTATCGGTTTCAAAGAAGAAGTTCGTAATAAAGTAATTGGGTTTGGTTCTCACATACAAATAGCGACATTTGATAATAATCAGTCTTACGAAACACATCCTATCGCCATTTCACAAGAGATGAGAGACTCTTTATGTTTATATCCTGAAATAAAAGATGTTGAACCATTTGCGACAAAACCCGGAATATTAAAGACCGATGATGCTTTTCTTGGCGTAGCAATTAAAGGAGTCGACAGCCAATATAACTGGGATTTTTTTAAAGAGTATCTTGTATCTGAATCTATACCTCAGATCAACGATTCTGTAATTTCTAACGAAATACTTATTTCAAAAAATATTGCAGATAAATTACATCTCGGTGTTGGTGATCAGATATTGTGTTATTTTGTACAAGATAACATCAGGGCTCGTAAATTTAAGATTACAGGTATTTATCAAACTTATTATACCGATTATGATAAGATATTTATTATCGGTGATATTAAGCAGGTACAGCGACTAAATAATTGGAAGAAAGATCAGTATAGCGGTTTAGAAATACGGTTAAAAAATTTTGATCAGCTTAATTTTATGACTGAGACGTTGTATTTTAAATATATCGATAAAACTGATAAATACGGTGAAAATTATTATGTAAGATCTGTTAAAGAACAGAACTCTCAATTATTTAGTTGGCTCGATTTTTTAGATACTAATGTATGGGTTATTCTTATACTTATGTCATTGGTTGCTGGTTTTACAATGATCTCCGGGTTATTGATAATTATTCTCGAACATACCAATATGATCGGAATATTAAAGGCACTAGGAGCCAATAATATCACGATAAGAAAAATTTTCTTATATGTTGCTGTATTTTTGGTAGGTAAAGGTATGCTTTGGGGGAATGTTATCGGATTAGGGTTATGTGCCGTTCAGTATTTTTTTAAGATTATCAAATTAGACCCTGAAGTATATTATATTACTTCAGTACCTATTGAATTTAATTTTTGGTATTGGTTATTACTGAATATATCCTCTTTGATTATTTCGGTTTTAATGCTTATAGGGCCTTCTTATCTTGTGTCTTTGATTAGACCGGCAAAATCTATAAAATATGAATAG